Genomic DNA from Puntigrus tetrazona isolate hp1 unplaced genomic scaffold, ASM1883169v1 S000000008, whole genome shotgun sequence:
AAAACCACAATTGATATGTTTTTGTggtattttacagttacatttattagcatgcatattactagaaaattagccatttattagcactgataaagcatatattaatgccttattctacatgaccttattctatatccctaatcctaccctgCTGTAAAATGAGGATGCTTTCAAAAAATAATGCCAGAAATATATTTTCGTCATCATTGAACTTctacgaacaaaattaaatcaacatttagtGAACAtcctttgcatttaaaacagcttttgcCCTCTGTGCACCTGAGCATAGTTTTTCAGAAAGCTTTGCAGGAGGTTTCACAATTCACAATTAACGGCAAAATGAATTTCCaggaaatgtaaactgatatttcttactgacacaaaaatgtacaaatggacaaaatgtagaaataactgacataaataacaataatagtgaCAAAACATTCAGTAACGTCCACATCTGGAAAACCCTCAACTatacctaacctaactaacctcaACTATAAAAATGGATATGCAGTTGTGTAATGTAATCAAACAATTACATTGCAACAGTATTTTTTGGGAGTAGCTGTGTTTTACTTAACTTTTAAGATTTCTGCCAACTTTTACTCCACTAGGTttcctaaataaaatgtatactatGATACATTTTCCTGAAGCATATAATTGTAGACATAAGTACAATAAATATCATATACTTTAAGATTTTCTTGCAAGATCTCTGTACTTTTACCTAAGTATGGCTTTCAGGTACTTTTTACACCACTGTGGATATGTTACATGGACAATGTGTGATAAGCACAACAAACTCAAATGTCATTTAGAAAATTTATTTCATACGAATCAGGcttttgtgtgcatgtggaCTTACAcagagacactgaagacttcaGAAAAACTCTAAATCCAGCACAGAGGGGTTGAGTGAATGTGGTGttaaatgtgtgtaagtgtgtgagtgtgtgtgtgtcagagacacTGTAGAAAGACAAAGTGCTGGCCAACACATCAACATAAACTCCTACTCTAGAGGATTGATGGACAGCAGGTATATTAGTGCAGCTATCATTGTGACGGACAGTGAAACTTTGATAACTGCAGTACAGACACCAGGATTTGTCATTGTATCCAAACCAACAGTCACGGTTTGCTCCTTTCCTGCCAATCCCTTTATGTGTCACTGATATTTCAGCAAATCCACTCCATTCAGCCTCCCAGTAATGGCGTCCAGTCAGACTCTCAACACACAGAACCTGCGGCTCCTCATCAAACctctctggatgatcaggatacccCTGCCTCTCTTCCACATATGTGATCTTCCTGTGCTCATCAGAGAGAATGAGTCgagtgtttgctgtgtttggatccagtgtgagatcacatgcatctgaacacaaaaaaaaaaaaaaaaaacatcagtgtgGGCAAACTGAGTAAAGTGAGGATGTTTTAGCTGACTTAATCACAAAGATAGGCATAGACATACATTTTCGTAGTCCTGCTGTAATTCTGATCTCTCCTCCATGATCCGtactataaatacaaacacacattaatgttaatctgcattattcacacacacattcagtatgtCAGTATTAGTGTTTGACATACTTGAGTATCTTCAGTGAGTAGTTTGGGTCCTCCAGTTTGTGTTTGAGCAGCTGGACTCCTAAGGGTCCTGGGTGATTGTaactcagatccagctctctcaggtgtgaggggtttgaactcagagctgaagacaaataaCCACAGCCTAcctctgtcaccatacagcaAGACAACCTACAGATGGATCAGATTATTTCGTCatctacaaaaacacacaaaaatcatTCAGTCACTTTAAGGGAGCTTTCACACTAGCACTTTTGATGCACACATGGGTTCGATTGATAtgcatggttttgttttattaactttttaaacaaatgtgtattTGCTCAAGTTAAAGAAGTTGCTAACTCTAACATCTGCTGTTTCTCTCAATGTGCACAgttttacagaattaaaatgtgtattgttttatttagttaagtAACGGTGCATTaacagtgtttgtttaaaatctcTTAACCTGTGGGAGGACGCCATGTTGGGAAACATTATTTAGTCTGGTTCCAGTAAGGAAAGGGGAGTAAAGTGTTAAATACAAGGTGGGTGATCAGTTGAGGATGGGCCAGAAACCATGATTGCTGTCAGTGCCATCTAAAGGAATTCTAGGCCCATTGCATTGATTTTGCTCTGGGACCCCCCTCACAATCACATTCAGTAGGAGTGGTCAGTGTCCCCAGAGAACATCGTTCGGGGCCCCTCTCAACTGCTGGTCTTGTCATGGCCAGGGTAAGCCTCATCTAAAAATATGAATGGTTTGAATGGTGCATTTTGATCATTGGTTGTGAATGATGTGTTTAGAGTCTTGAAGAATTACATAAAGTTCTGTATTGGTGCAAAAATCGTAAAAAATTTACCTGATAAAAATGCACTGCAATTGCAAATGTAAGCAATAATGTAATTCAAAGAAATCaacattaaatgataataaacaaCATATACTCTGCccttaaaaaatgcaatataacataaagttattaaatcgttctgattttagaaaaatctaaatgaaaactaaatgaaaacgtTATAATGTATACTAAAAGTAAATgcgcttttatttaaaataattaagtctttaaaaataacgtttttaataattagcagcttttttaaaatatatatttactgtgcatttttatttaacacacataCCAGTTAAAACCTACCTCAGTATCTCAATCTGACAATTTGggctcttcagtccatcagagagcagcttcacacCAGAGTCCTGtagatcattgttactcagatcGAGCACTTTCAGGGAACAGTTTGAGGACTGAAGTACTGATGACAAACTCCTGCAGCTCTGAGCAGCGAGATTACACCCAGAAAGACTAAAATGGAGCAGAACACTCACATGAACAATCATATTATCTAGGCATGCATCAACATTGTACCAAGTTGACTgttaattatttcttaaatgttttaaaataccttAGTATATGCAACTGACTaggactcttcagtccatcagagagcagattcactcctgaatcctttagatcattgttactcagatccagctctttCAGGACACAGTTTGAGAATTTAAGAACTGAGGACAAATTCTCACAACTCTGTTCAGTTAGATTACAGCAAGAAAGACTAGAAgagatgaaaaaacaaataaaattaactcTTTTCCCCACCAAAcacagaattttcatatttttaatcaatcatttctgtttatatagcgcttttagcaacaggttgtatcaaagcactgaacagtataaagtagaagaatacaatgatagggatgtattaTGACGAGactgttattaaatgcagagacggtctctgtaatcaattcgacgataattgCTAGacgttaagtgtccccaacaaagcaagccagaggcgacagcagcaaggaaccaaaaccccatccatgtgtgtgcatgtgttatATGTGTAGGCTAGATTATTGTTGTGAGATAACGCATCcccaacaaaaaactaaaaacattgcTATTATACACTTAGTGCTGCTATTATACATTGTTTAGggagcagacacactctgtcagtttaaatctagatgaAAGACCCAACTCTTTAACCTAGCTTACACATAACAACCTAAtatgcttctattattcaaatccgttaaataattgttaggctgcattaattagatcagccagaACCAGGAACACTCCCCATAGCACAAAATGTACTTGTTACATTGTGAGAAGAATGGCAGtagtctgtttcttttcttttattttgtttctcagtttgtatccagatcagatggtggatcagcatcAACAGATgaccttcatcagagaccagaacacctagatgagccctgTGGACAGCTCATGGTAACcagacacgcacacatacacacacaatctgacatagctgcgtttaaaattgagctagaaattaagtgctggtcgTCCGACCAGAGAACTGGCCCCATCTAAGCCTAGTTTCTCccaaagcttttatttcatcattctgttacagatggggttttggttccttgctgctgttgcctctggcttgcttagttggggacagttcatttaatttaaaaaatatgtcttGTTATTGTACATTACTATCAATCTATTCTCTTACTTGATACTATTCAGtgttttgacacaatctgtattgttaaaagtgattgactgatgaaaagaaaattgttGCTTATCCTCAGGAACCCAAAACAGAATATTGGTAACATTATAGTAACAATAAGATGAGCTCCTGGGCACAAGGAGATAATTTGATCATTCTATCATTCAGGTTCATTAAGATCAGAGATCTcagagatcagacaagatcctGAATGTTTCCATAAACTACTGCTGTGCTTCAaatttttgcacattaaaaatgtatctgtcATGATTTCTGCTTTTATTCTGTGTTTCATCACCCTTTGCCTTCATCCAGTCTTGTCAATGTTGGCGTTATTTAAGTTACTAGTGTGTTGGATTATCCATGTGTTGGATTTCATGTTTGTTGGATTGAAGATATTATATCATTtaggaaatgtttaattttaagtgTGCTATATTCATTGCTAGGCatgtttcttaattttttttataaaatcaacaCTCACAGAGCTTTTGTGCAGTTGACTACAGCTGGTATCAGTCTTCTTCTCCCCTCATCTGATGTGTTGTATTTCTTGAGCTCAAATTTATCCAGTGGCTCCTCTGACATCTGAAGCATGTAGGTGACTGCTGAGCAGTGAGCAGGAGAGAGTTTCTCCTTTGAGTGTTTGTCTGATTTCACAAACTCCTGAATCTCTCTAGACAAAGTCTGATCTTTAACTTCCAGCAGACACAggaacagattgatggattGACTTGCTGAGAGATGTTTTTGCACTTGATTGTGTCGCTTCTtaattttacatacatacaatcCATAATTGTCATCAAGACTCTTGATCTTGTGTTTAATGTACTGTGTGGTTTCTTTGATGCTCTCTGAGCTGTTCACTGTGCGTGTCAGTAGATCCTGTAATAGTTTCTGATTGGACTCCAGTGAGAGGCCCAACAGGAACCGTAGGAACAGATCCAGCTGTCCATTCTCATTGTCAAGAGCTTTATTAAGTACTCttttatgcaaattatgcaGTGAATCAAACCATGCTTCTGTAGTGTTGCTAATGTAGTTGTAAAAGACATGTAATGCAGCGAAAAACTCCTGAACACTCAGATGGATGAAGCTATAGACTTTCCTCTGATGAATTACAGATTCCTCCTTAAAGATCTCAGTGcaaatcccagaatacactgaGGCATCAGTGACATCTATGCCACTCTCAATCAGATCCTCCTCATAGAACATTACATTGcccttcatcagctgtttgaaagCCAGTTTAGCAAGTTTCACAATCACTTCTCTGTTGGACTGCAGCATCTCTGGATCTCTCTCTTCATACTTATGCTTCCTCATGTTGATCTGAATCAACAATAAgtggatgtacatttcagtcaggCTGCACAGAGGAATTTCTGCATTCAGATCTTCTTTCAGGAGCTTTTGAAGCACAGtggatgagatccagcagaagacaggAATGTGGCACATGACGTGGAGGCTTCTTGATCTTctgatgtgtgagatgattctgttGGCTTGATGCTGGTCACTGATTCTCTTTctgaaatattcctccttctgaggcTCAGTGAATCCCTGAATTTCTGTCAGACGATTTATGTATTTGGaggggatctgattggctgctgctggtctggaggtgatccaaaTGAAAGCAGAGGCAAGCAGCTCTCCTTTCATAAGGTTTAACATCAACGCACCCACTGATGAAGTCTCAGTCATATCACAAACTTTCTGCTCATCTGAAAACATAAGTGtgattctgctttcatccagaccgtcaaagatgaacacaactttaCACTCCTCATAAATCTTTAAGTCCAAATCTTGAAGCTCAGGATGGAAGTCCAGCAGAAGATTGTGAAGACTGTATTGATGATCTCGGATCAAATTCAGCTCTCGAAATGGAAGCAtaaacatgaaatctacatcctgattggcttttcctTCAGCCCAGTCCAAAATGAACTTTTGCACAGAAACAGTTTTTCCGATTCCAGCTatgcctttagtaagaacagtcttgatcagtttcttcttcttcttcttcttcttctcacaTCCCGGTTCAGGTAAGGCTTTAAAGATGTCATTGCAGTAGATTGGAGTGTCTTgtgattgttgttttttgggtgttttctccatctgtaaaaCCTCATGTTCTTTATTCACaccttcactctctctctctgtgatgtagagctgTGTGTAGATTCTGCTGAGGAGGGTTTCATTCTGCTGGAATTTCATTCCTTCAAATAATCTCTCATACTTGTTCCTTATGCTGGTTTTGTGCTGGTCTTTGACTCTCTGAAGAACATTATTGATTAGTCCAGGAGAATCCTGCTGCAGGTCTCTAGTATGGACATGTTTTAAAACTCTGCAGAAACAAGAACTAAGGATTTAATCTCATATTAAATAATTGCCAATGCTACTGTTGTAAGGATAAAAGGACCTCAGATACTTCCATTTCCTATGAAACAAAGAATGCAAACATACATACACCTTGAAGACACCCCAGAGTGGAGGTGTAGTAAACTACCTTCCCATTTGGTTCTTTATGAAACCCCTCCATCCATATTTCCTTCTACTCAGCTTACTAAATGGAAATGCCAATGCGAGTGAACTAACAGTCATGTCTACTATTATTTGAAATGGCTCAGTGTAACTGGTGCAATGGTCTTATTTCTACAGAAGTAAACTTAACAATAACAAAGATTTGAAGATTTCATAGATATTTTACTTATTGCAGTGGGTGTGCCCTCTCCAAAATCCATTGGATGGTCCATGGAAATGACCTTCTGTTCCCACTGAGGTGTAAACTACCCAAGTCTGACACCTGGGTTAATGCAAATTCCAGTTCTTGGTACTCTCCTTCTTTTGGGGAGATGTTTCATCTtggttttgtatttgtataaagGAATGTAGCAAAAGGGTCAGGGCCGATTCTGTAACCAGAAAGCCCATAGTATGAAGTGTTTCTCTACACTTCATACTATGTATTTCCTAAGGTCAGGTATGCACATTTTACTATTAGATTATTCTCTGAGAActtgatgttttgtattaatatgaTGTGTTTCAATTGGCATAATACATATCTACCTGACTGataataaattgttacatttggtCTAATGCTGTTTCACTCTTTAATTATTGATTATGATATATCCTTGCTAGTGTCGTGCACCCGAATGAACGAGTGAATAATAAAGGGTTAGCTAGAATAACCAAATAATGAAATACTAAATTAGAAACAGACAAATAACCTATTTGTATTTGAACCTaaaatttttctaaatatgagaatacattttatgcacaaaaaagaacatataaaaacttataaaaacataactttatttttgtgaacCTATGCTACATAAATCATAACTAAATGAAACAATGACATTGGTTGAGCTGCATGAGACGCAAATTCTCACactactttaaaatgcattttaacaatcACACCTTGTTACATGGTTCAATAGGGGCTTTCACACTACATAGATCTAGATACTCAGTTCTAGAACTAGCCAGCAGGATGGATCCTAGAGATGGCCCGCTTTTCCTCTGGCCGCTTTTCTAGTTGCATTCGCACCAACAGCAGGAACTCTAAGACAGCCAACAGGAATGtctttttgcaataaaatgctGCAATTGGATCCCTCCTAGTCTGATGTTTCGCAACATTATCAGATATCAGATTATCAGATGGGTACAGGAGAGAATCTTGCAAAGATTGTGAAAGATGTGTTGGCTGGTTTAAATTTGGCCATTTCTGGATTACAAGGGCAGGCAAATGATGGTGCAGCAAATATGGCTGGCAGGTATTCTGGAGCACAGGCCATCATTAAAAAAGGAACAACCGTATTGCCCCATACACATTTGTACCACATTTTTGGCCCCCTGCTAACAGGATATTTTCCAGATTCTTCTGGACACCCAGATCTGTACAGAATATCCCTTTAAACACAATTGGAGATGTCCAGATCAAAGTATAATATGTCAAGTACAATATATAACGTTCAGTCCAGCAGTGACGAAGCAAGCATCATTCAGGGCATGTGTCCAGAGGTCCAGGGTTGATCAGGTGGAAACACTTGTCAGGCTTCTTCTTGTCACTTACGTGTCCTCAGCACAAGCTGAGAGTGGTCAGTGGTCTCAGAAGACTAAAAACATGTAGTACCATGACACAAACAAGGCTAAATAGTGTCATATAAACAAGGAAAAACGTGATCAATTggagagaatatatatatacaaatacatataatcCTCTCTCATTCATGCTTCATGTTTTATGTTAAACGTTGTTGCAGTTATGTTTACAGGAATTAACCTACATTGTGGCAGCTCTAGTATAAGGCTTGAATCTCTCTACAGCTGCATTATAAAACCCAAAGAGAAGAGATGGGTTTTTAAGAGAGAGAACTTTAACTCCGGTAAATTGGATGCCATTCTAATGTGAACTGGTAAGTTCAAAGGCTCTGGATCCTGTGGTTtttgataatataaaataataacaaggTTTATTTGCACAGATGAGCATGGAAAGTAATTTGCAGAGGAAACAGGTGAGCTTTCGAAAGTCAATTACTGGAATCACAGCGATATTGAGTACAGTTCTTATCTTCCAGTAATCCGGTTTACAGGGAAGACAAAGGAGACCCTAGGGGCACACATCTCAAATCACAGAGGACACTGACAGAGACACTGGAGACAACAGGGACCAGGAGAAAACACAAGATGTAAGTAGCAAGGTAGGTCTTTCGTCAGTACTTTGTAGGAGTGAGGGAGAGAGTCCACTTCGTGCATGAactgcggtgtgtgtgtgtgtgtgtgttcgctgTGATCGGGTGATGGTAGAACCTGGCAGATCTGTGACAGTGGGTTTGTATATCATTAGCCCCTGATTCACATACTAGAAATGCCCCTGGTGTAGATTATATGACAAATgcttaaactataaaatatgcGATTATATGAAATTAGTctataaaataaacctttttcaGTTTTGCTGATTTTTATATGTCATTCTCAGACCCTCCATATGATGAAACAGTGAATGCTACAGACCATCATCtctgtgtaatttttattatcttgCTTACATCTGTTGAACATTAAACAATTAGTTACATATAGGCTCTCACCTGGGATCAGAAGTCACAGGATCATCTCTGAACTGAGGATGAGCATACATTGATTGATCCCTCAAAGACACACAGCTCTCACTGCTCTCTCTGTGCTCCATAATTAGAAACTGAAAATTAGACCTACATATGGAAACATAagagaataaataatttaaaattacagaTTCTGACTATTCCAGTAATTGTAGTGAAAAACTGTAATgctacacacacagatatttttGAGTATTCTGAGCTTCCAACCTTGTTACAGCAATTTGTATAAGATCCTTTTGTGCACCAAAATGGCAAAGTCATAAAGTAAAGGTCTATATTTAAGTGTAAGAACGTTTTAGACTGCACAAAGCACAGAACTAAATGCACTTTAGTGCTGCTTAATCTCTGGACCCATTTATTTAACCACTTGTTGGTAAATCTCCATCATACTAACAGCAGCTCTAATTAACTGAATGTAGTGGTTCATACAGTGAATACGGAAAGAATTCAGACAACCCTTAAATGTTTCACTCTTtattatattgcagccatttgctaaagtttaaaacattctttttcctcattaatgtacacacagcacttCATATTGACAGAACACaaaattgttgacatttttgcagattaaaaaagaaaaaccaaaatatcacatggtcctaagtattcagaccctttgctcaGTATTTAGCACCCTTTTGGTCTTTCTGGGAAAGATGCAAGAAGTTTTTCACACCTGGATTTGGGGATCCTCGCCATTTCTGTCTGTTTGCATGGTAAACGTTGGTGGACAGCCATTTTCAGGTCTCTCCAGAGATGCTCAATTGAGTTCTACAGCAAAGCACCTGAATACTGGACCAtttgatatttcagtttttcttttctaataaatctgcaaaaatgtcaactattctgtgtttttctgtcaatatgtggtgctgtgtgtacattaatgaggaaTCAAAAAAACGaatttagcaaatggctgcaatataacaaaaagttaaacatttaagggggtctgaatactttccgtACCTACTGTATATCAGGATTCACCACAGCATTATAATTTGGAAGAGACCAAATGAGAGCAAAAGAGAAACTGGAAGTGAGAtgctttaaatatatcaatattttaatatatttgcatcCATAGTTCTGTAAGTATttccaacataaaaaaaatcaggcccactcttaaacattttattacaatactgatgtttcaatataaaaaataatataattatgttaaaatgaattatgcTTGATAAATTAGATCTGTATAGTATTATACTGGTTTAGAAGCCATTTCACACCTTTGAGACCTGAGATAGAGTTAGAGTTAGTTTTCTGTGACAGAAAATGGAGAAGAAGACTTGGAACATACCCTTAAACATTACGCGCTGTACACAAACGAACATGaagcaatacatttattaatatgtgtTAGTGAtggttaataaaataacaatcattcagtgtttgttcatgtttttgttgttgacgAATGGTGAGACGTGGGCTGGTGATATTatcgttttaaaaaaatatacaggttTTCAGATTTATCCACTCTGTGGACAAACGGTTTAAATGTCGAGTTTAGCATGACAGCGACGCGTA
This window encodes:
- the LOC122332326 gene encoding NACHT, LRR and PYD domains-containing protein 12-like isoform X1; the encoded protein is MEHRESSESCVSLRDQSMYAHPQFRDDPVTSDPRVLKHVHTRDLQQDSPGLINNVLQRVKDQHKTSIRNKYERLFEGMKFQQNETLLSRIYTQLYITERESEGVNKEHEVLQMEKTPKKQQSQDTPIYCNDIFKALPEPGCEKKKKKKKKLIKTVLTKGIAGIGKTVSVQKFILDWAEGKANQDVDFMFMLPFRELNLIRDHQYSLHNLLLDFHPELQDLDLKIYEECKVVFIFDGLDESRITLMFSDEQKVCDMTETSSVGALMLNLMKGELLASAFIWITSRPAAANQIPSKYINRLTEIQGFTEPQKEEYFRKRISDQHQANRIISHIRRSRSLHVMCHIPVFCWISSTVLQKLLKEDLNAEIPLCSLTEMYIHLLLIQINMRKHKYEERDPEMLQSNREVIVKLAKLAFKQLMKGNVMFYEEDLIESGIDVTDASVYSGICTEIFKEESVIHQRKVYSFIHLSVQEFFAALHVFYNYISNTTEAWFDSLHNLHKRVLNKALDNENGQLDLFLRFLLGLSLESNQKLLQDLLTRTVNSSESIKETTQYIKHKIKSLDDNYGLYVCKIKKRHNQVQKHLSASQSINLFLCLLEVKDQTLSREIQEFVKSDKHSKEKLSPAHCSAVTYMLQMSEEPLDKFELKKYNTSDEGRRRLIPAVVNCTKALLSCCNLTEQSCENLSSVLKFSNCVLKELDLSNNDLKDSGVNLLSDGLKSPSQLHILSLSGCNLAAQSCRSLSSVLQSSNCSLKVLDLSNNDLQDSGVKLLSDGLKSPNCQIEILRLSCCMVTEVGCGYLSSALSSNPSHLRELDLSYNHPGPLGVQLLKHKLEDPNYSLKILNTDHGGEIRITAGLRKYACDLTLDPNTANTRLILSDEHRKITYVEERQGYPDHPERFDEEPQVLCVESLTGRHYWEAEWSGFAEISVTHKGIGRKGANRDCWFGYNDKSWCLYCSYQSFTVRHNDSCTNIPAVHQSSRVGVYVDVLASTLSFYSVSDTHTLTHLHTFNTTFTQPLCAGFRVFLKSSVSLCKSTCTQKPDSYEINFLNDI
- the LOC122332326 gene encoding NACHT, LRR and PYD domains-containing protein 3-like isoform X2 → MEHRESSESCVSLRDQSMYAHPQFRDDPVTSDPRVLKHVHTRDLQQDSPGLINNVLQRVKDQHKTSIRNKYERLFEGMKFQQNETLLSRIYTQLYITERESEGVNKEHEVLQMEKTPKKQQSQDTPIYCNDIFKALPEPGCEKKKKKKKKLIKTVLTKGIAGIGKTVSVQKFILDWAEGKANQDVDFMFMLPFRELNLIRDHQYSLHNLLLDFHPELQDLDLKIYEECKVVFIFDGLDESRITLMFSDEQKVCDMTETSSVGALMLNLMKGELLASAFIWITSRPAAANQIPSKYINRLTEIQGFTEPQKEEYFRKRISDQHQANRIISHIRRSRSLHVMCHIPVFCWISSTVLQKLLKEDLNAEIPLCSLTEMYIHLLLIQINMRKHKYEERDPEMLQSNREVIVKLAKLAFKQLMKGNVMFYEEDLIESGIDVTDASVYSGICTEIFKEESVIHQRKVYSFIHLSVQEFFAALHVFYNYISNTTEAWFDSLHNLHKRVLNKALDNENGQLDLFLRFLLGLSLESNQKLLQDLLTRTVNSSESIKETTQYIKHKIKSLDDNYGLYVCKIKKRHNQVQKHLSASQSINLFLCLLEVKDQTLSREIQEFVKSDKHSKEKLSPAHCSAVTYMLQMSEEPLDKFELKKYNTSDEGRRRLIPAVVNCTKALLSCCNLTEQSCENLSSVLKFSNCVLKELDLSNNDLKDSGVNLLSDGLKSPSQLHILSLSGCNLAAQSCRSLSSVLQSSNCSLKVLDLSNNDLQDSGVKLLSDGLKSPNCQIEILRGRLWLFVFSSEFKPLTPERAGSELQSPRTLRSPAAQTQTGGPKLLTEDTQYGSWRRDQNYSRTTKICM